One genomic window of Numida meleagris isolate 19003 breed g44 Domestic line chromosome 1, NumMel1.0, whole genome shotgun sequence includes the following:
- the RPL8 gene encoding 60S ribosomal protein L8, with protein sequence MGRVIRGQRKGAGSVFRAHVKHRKGPAKLRAVDFAERHGYIKGIVKDIIHDPGRGAPLAKIAFRDPYRFKKRTELFIAAEGIHTGQFVYCGKKAQLNIGNVLPVGTMPEGTIVCCLEEKPGDRGKLARASGNYATVISHNPETKKTRVKLPSGSKKVISSANRAVVGIVAGGGRIDKPILKAGRAYHKYKAKRNCWPRVRGVAMNPVEHPFGGGNHQHIGKPSTIRRDAPAGRKVGLIAARRTGRLRGTKTVQEKEN encoded by the exons ATGGGCCGCGTCATCCGGGGCCAGAGGAAGGGCGCGGGCTCCGTCTTCCGCGCCCACGTGAAGCACAGGAAGGGCCCGGCCAAGCTCCGCGCCGTCGACTTCGCCGAGAGGCACGGCTACATCAAGGGCATCGTGAAG GACATCATTCATGATCCTGGCAGAGGTGCTCCCCTTGCCAAGATTGCGTTCCGTGACCCGTACAGGTTTAAGAAAAGGACCGAGCTGTTCATTGCTGCTGAGGGTATCCATACCGGTCAGTTTGTTTACTGCGGCAAGAAAG CTCAGCTGAACATTGGCAATGTCCTGCCTGTCGGCACCATGCCGGAAGGCACCATCGTGTGCTGCCTCGAGGAGAAGCCCGGTGATCGTGGCAAGCTGGCTCGTGCTTCCGGCAACTATGCTACCGTCATCTCTCACAAccctgaaacaaagaaaaccagagTGAAGCTGCCCTCTGGCTCCAAGAAAGtgatttcttctgcaaacaGAGCTGTTGTCG GAATTGTTGCTGGCGGAGGCCGTATCGACAAGCCCATCCTAAAGGCTGGCCGTGCCTACCATAAATACAAGGCAAAGAGGAACTGCTGGCCGCGTGTCCGTGGTGTGGCCATGAAT CCTGTAGAACATCCCTTTGGTGGTGGTAACCATCAGCACATTGGCAAGCCTTCAACCATCAGGAGAGATGCTCCTGCTGGACGCAAAGTTGGTCTCATTGCTGCTCGTCGTACGGGTAGACTGCGTGGAACAAAGACTGTGCAGGAGAAGGAGAACTAA